One segment of Panicum virgatum strain AP13 chromosome 3K, P.virgatum_v5, whole genome shotgun sequence DNA contains the following:
- the LOC120701292 gene encoding O-methyltransferase ZRP4-like codes for MALTTSTNQALLDAQLELWHNTFGFLKSMALKSALDLRIADAIHSNGGGATLPQVVAAVKLHPSKILCLRRLMRVLAATGVLSADPSPSGGGGEPVYALTPVSRLLVGSQNLAPFTIMALNPAFVSPFLELGTWFQKEVPGPCVFKHTHGLTLWEHAGRDATFDALVNDAMVSDSQFIMDIAIKECPGAFLGISSLMDVGGGLGAAAQAISKAFPAVKCSVLDLDHVVAKAPSDTGVQYIAGDMFESIPPADAMFLKWILHDWGNEECVKILKNCKKAIPPREEGGKVIIIDMVVEEGSSNLKQGEMQALYDLFMTLINGIERDEQEWKSIFFEAGFSDYKISPVLGARSIIELYP; via the exons ATGGCGCTTACCACGAGCACGAACCAAGCCTTGCTCGACGCTCAGCTCGAGCTCTGGCACAACACCTTCGGCTTCCTCAAGTCCATGGCGCTCAAATCCGCACTGGACCTCCGCATTGCCGATGCCATCCacagcaatggcggcggcgctacccTCCCGCAGGTAGTCGCCGCGGTCAAGCTACACCCATCCAAGATTCTCTGCTTGCGTCGCCTCATGCGCGtgctcgccgccaccggcgtcCTCAGCGCCGATCCTAGCCCttcgggtggcggcggcgaacccGTGTACGCGCTGACGCCGGTGTCCCGCCTCCTTGTCGGCTCCCAGAACCTTGCTCCTTTCACCATCATGGCACTCAATCCAGCCTTCGTATCTCCGTTCCTTGAGCTCGGCACATGGTTTCAAAAGGAGGTGCCGGGGCCGTGCGTCTTCAAGCACACGCACGGCCTGACCTTGTGGGAGCACGCCGGCCGCGACGCCACCTTCGACGCGCTCGTCAACGACGCGATGGTCTCGGACAGCCAGTTCATCATGGACATCGCCATCAAGGAGTGCCCAGGTGCCTTCCTGGGGATAAGCTCCCTGATGGACGTCGGCGGGGGCCTCGGCGCCGCGGCGCAGGCCATCTCCAAGGCGTTCCCGGCTGTGAAATGTAGTGTGCTGGATTTGGACCACGTCGTCGCCAAGGCTCCGAGCGACACCGGCGTGCAGTACATCGCCGGCGACATGTTTGAGAGCATCCCACCGGCGGATGCTATGTTCCTCAAG TGGATTTTGCATGACTGGGGCAACGAGGAGTGTGTTAAGATACTGAAGAATTGTAAGAAAGCTATTCCACccagagaggaaggaggaaagGTGATAATTATAGATATGGTGGTTGAAGAAGGATCATCAAACTTGAAGCAAGGGGAGATGCAGGCCTTGTACGATCTATTTATGACACTTATAAATGGCATCGAGCGAGATGAGCAAGAGTGGAAAAGCATCTTTTTTGAAGCTGGATTCAGCGACTACAAGATATCACCGGTGTTAGGTGCTAGATCCATCATCGAGCTGTACCCGTAA